In a single window of the Pseudodesulfovibrio profundus genome:
- a CDS encoding AraC family transcriptional regulator codes for MANKTTGNTVQFWRDPDLPGVEVRYSRYCEEAFRMHVHSTYSIGYLESGMTSFELEGKPHTATAGQMVLIGPNVVHACNPDLDSGMAYHMFYVDGVWLENVGREVFGREVGRPVFESPVVDDFPLLQSWQDLHQSIVEGAGRLHKETLLVQAVGDLLLRHASLGTASDSAPGKEAVARVKEYLCQRPEQKVNLDTLSEVAHLSRYHLLRVFREEVGLPPHAYHNQVRVELGKRLLTEGATIIQAALDSGFTDQSHFTRVFKQFTGATPRQYQSDHCIEK; via the coding sequence ATGGCGAACAAGACAACAGGTAACACCGTGCAGTTCTGGCGCGACCCGGACCTTCCGGGCGTGGAGGTCAGATACTCCCGCTATTGTGAGGAGGCGTTTCGCATGCATGTGCATTCGACCTACTCCATCGGCTACTTGGAGAGTGGGATGACGTCTTTCGAGCTGGAAGGAAAACCGCATACAGCCACCGCCGGACAGATGGTGCTGATCGGGCCGAATGTTGTCCATGCCTGTAACCCGGACCTTGATTCCGGCATGGCCTACCACATGTTCTATGTGGATGGCGTGTGGCTGGAAAATGTCGGGCGCGAGGTGTTTGGTCGCGAAGTCGGTCGTCCGGTGTTTGAATCGCCGGTGGTGGACGACTTTCCCTTGCTGCAAAGCTGGCAGGATTTACACCAGTCTATCGTTGAAGGGGCCGGACGGCTGCACAAGGAAACGCTGCTTGTTCAGGCGGTTGGGGATTTGTTGCTGCGCCATGCCAGTCTGGGTACGGCTTCGGACTCGGCTCCCGGAAAGGAAGCCGTGGCTCGGGTCAAAGAATATCTCTGTCAGCGACCTGAGCAAAAGGTCAACCTGGATACTCTTTCGGAAGTGGCTCACCTGAGCCGATACCACTTGTTGCGTGTCTTTCGGGAGGAGGTCGGCCTGCCGCCCCATGCCTATCACAATCAGGTCCGGGTGGAGCTGGGTAAACGGCTCCTGACCGAAGGGGCCACCATCATTCAGGCGGCGCTGGATTCCGGTTTTACCGACCAGAGCCATTTCACTCGTGTTTTCAAGCAATTCACCGGGGCCACACCCAGACAGTACCAGTCGGATCATTGCATCGAAAAATGA
- a CDS encoding isoaspartyl peptidase/L-asparaginase, protein MKPRLIVHGGAWDIPDKFVDDHVNGVHTAISEIYPKMEAGLSALDAVEQAVNILELDPTFDAGRGAFLNARGDIELDALIMDGAALDFGAVCAVPDLMHPVTLARHVMGAKDFRILAGQGALEYARQCGMETVDPRELLTERELAFYEKIKNDESFTPINAFSGPTPSDTVGAVALDMNGDLACATSTGGTPRKHPGRIGDSPVIGSGGYADNELGAASSTGYGESLLRVMLCKTACDFLPHHSAMESAARSMDVLLKRGKGYGGVIMLSPQGEYGFAHNTPRMAFAYADDDGQVQSRIHSR, encoded by the coding sequence ATGAAACCTCGACTCATAGTACACGGCGGAGCATGGGATATTCCCGACAAGTTCGTCGACGATCACGTAAACGGCGTGCATACGGCCATCAGCGAAATTTATCCGAAGATGGAAGCCGGACTTTCGGCCCTGGACGCTGTGGAGCAGGCAGTCAACATCCTTGAGCTCGACCCGACATTCGATGCCGGGAGAGGGGCGTTTCTCAATGCCAGGGGTGATATTGAGCTGGATGCCCTGATCATGGATGGCGCGGCCCTTGATTTCGGCGCGGTCTGCGCCGTGCCGGATCTGATGCATCCGGTTACCCTTGCCCGTCACGTCATGGGGGCCAAGGATTTTCGGATTCTCGCCGGTCAGGGCGCCCTTGAGTACGCCCGGCAGTGCGGCATGGAAACCGTGGACCCGCGGGAACTGCTCACGGAGCGTGAGTTGGCTTTCTACGAAAAGATCAAGAACGACGAGTCCTTCACGCCCATCAATGCGTTCAGCGGTCCGACGCCCAGTGATACGGTCGGCGCGGTGGCTCTGGACATGAATGGCGACCTCGCCTGCGCCACTTCCACGGGCGGCACGCCTCGCAAGCATCCCGGTCGTATCGGCGACTCCCCTGTCATCGGCTCCGGCGGATATGCCGACAATGAGTTGGGTGCCGCCTCTTCAACCGGCTATGGGGAATCACTCCTTCGGGTCATGCTGTGCAAGACCGCCTGCGATTTTCTGCCCCATCACTCCGCCATGGAATCGGCTGCTCGGTCCATGGACGTTCTTCTCAAGCGAGGAAAGGGGTACGGCGGCGTGATCATGCTCTCTCCGCAGGGCGAATACGGGTTCGCCCACAACACGCCGCGCATGGCCTTTGCCTATGCCGACGACGATGGGCAGGTTCAAAGTCGAATCCACAGTCGTTAG